The Gouania willdenowi chromosome 5, fGouWil2.1, whole genome shotgun sequence sequence tagatttagatttaacatttagattcaacatttagatataacatttagcatttagatttagagttaacgttcacatttaaatgtaacgtttatatttaacattttgatttaatatttaacatttagatctcacatttagcatttagattaaacattcatatttaaatgtaacatttagatttaacatttggatttaatatttaacatttagatttaacattgacatatttttacaagaaaaaaaatataacaaatttcacaaatattgctgtaaatctggtcttAAGTAAATTCACATACGCTTTTTAAACATCGTTtgctgctaaatgttgcaaaaagttactgtttattttagcttGTGCAACTTTACAACCGTCAAACCCATGAGCTGATTCTATGGTGCCCTGATGTCTGATATCTCCACACCATTAGATACCTGTCCTGGTTCATGAGATGATCCTTGTGGAGGTGTGGAAGCACAAGGTGTTTCCTATTCTGTGCCAGCTGCAGGATTTTATTCCCAACAACACATTTCATCTGTACATGGTGGTGAGTAATACATGTGATGCATCTAAAGTACCAACAATAGGTGTGCACGGCTCATTTCTCTTCGGTTTCTCTCTTTAGGTCCACCACGAAGCCACGATTATAAATCTACTACAAACCATAATGTTTCATCAGGTTAGTCAGAACTCAGAGATGTGCGTTACATAACTTCACATTATAAaggttttttgtttcttcaacACCTCGTGTTGTACCTTTATGTTTTTCATCCAGGATGCGTGTGAGGCAGCTGGTGACTCTGTTTTTGACCTGGTGGACTACTGCCACCGCAAACTCACCCTGCTGGCCAGTAAAGCCACCAGTTACAGTTCAGTTACTTTTGAGCAACAAAACCTCAAATCCTCTGTCGAGGTAAACATCTGAGATAATGTGCTCATTAGTGGAAATGATCAACCATCTATTGAACTTTTTAATCCTTACAATCCAGGCTGGTTTCAGCTTTGAAAAGTGTCTCGATAACTcaaacatgttatttttcataCCAAACACATAATCTTGCTGTTTTCTCCAATTCACAAAGGAGGTGCAGAAGCAGAGCTCTGCGCTGGAGTTTGAGATCTCCCTGAAAGCTGTATCTGTGCTGTGCTACATCACCGATCACACCAACAGGTGCGTTTAACCAAACCTTTCTCACCAagtattcattttattatcGCCACAGCAGTGCCAAACTAAcagatcttttcttttttcaacagCATCACCGTCATCCACCGTATGCTGTGCACTCATAATTTGCCCTGTGTTCTGGTTCAACTGATTGACAGCTGCCCCTGGAGTCGCAATAGAGCGGGTAATTGTCATTCAATTTGTTTTGCAATATTATTTAGTCTTTATGCATACAAATAAATTCTCATCTCCATCATTGTAGGTGAATTAGAAAAGTACAATGATGGTAAATGGCAGAAGATTCCTGTTGAGGACCATTTGAAGATGACCAAACTTGATGGTCAGGTCTGGATTTCCCTTTACAACCTGTTGCTGAAAGAGGACTGCCGGAGGAAGTATGACTTCAATAGCTTTAACAAGAATCAGCTTCTGAAGGTATCAATTATTTTGGGCCAGACAACAgtattggggtcaattacatttttcaattacaattacttcttCAAATATCCATGTTCAGTTACTAAATAACGAAATTTTGATAatggtgactggcattttttccagcTACAATTAAATAtacttgttttttcattgaaagtcaattacaattgcattttcaattactaaagttcaaattcaattaataacaattactgagcctttaataaataaccctataGAACGTAACCTTTTTCGTGTGTtaactttctgttagcatctcttatgctaatgggtcggttttgacccatgtcttaaatcagctgtgaaatacactTAAAATATACAATTTATCATCTTCATTTTTTGGGTGACACTTCCTTAtccataaaaatattggtattaatatctTTGGTGTTGGCGCATGAGCATTTTTcagtcagtatacccctcaatttcaatgactttcttttttttacattttttttttttaaaaaaagataaaatgataCTCAAGAAAACTGAAATATAGTaggaaaacatatttaaatgagaTAATTATCTGAACATGTGTAAGCCATAAAACTCTAACATGGCTCTCCAATTTTGCGtcttaattaaattgtattttttatagaatttccatgctaaTTACAATTAGAAGATCATTTATCtatactcaattacaattgaattatgattacaacagcaacagctgttttcaattacagttacaattataattatgccataattgtaattaattatcaatgacacaattataattataggcaaggcaaggcaaggcaaatttatttatatagcgcatttcatactcaaggcaactcaatgtgctttacatgataaaacattcaattgtttaaaatcaataagaacatttaaatcaataagaacatttaaaatcatcagtaaaatcaattaaaatcatcagtaaaatcatcattacatcaacaacatgacaaaaaatctctctctcaatcatacgcagtagagaagtgcctttaactttgatttaaaaatgttcacattagatgctgacttcagctccgctggcagtttgttccacttctttgcagcataacaactaaaagcagcatcaccatgtttactgtgaactctgggctccactatctgacctgtgtccatagatctgagagacctgctgggttcatacctgactaacatgtcactgatgtattctggaccaaacccattcacagatttatacaccagcagcagaactttaaagtctattctgaggctgactgggagccagtgtaaagacattaaaactggagtaatgtgttctgacctctttgttctggttaagacccgagctgcagcgttctgaaccagctgtagctgtttgatgctcttttgggggattcctgtcagaagaccattacaatagtccagtctgctggagataaaagcatggaccagtttctcctgatctttctgagccattaaacctctcactctggagatgttctttaggtggtagaaggctgtttttgtgatagatttgatctgactgctgaatgtaagatctgagtcaatcagaacaccaaggtttttgacttggtctttagcttttaaagatcgagactcaagatacttgctgacagcagtcctcttttccttgttaccaaagacaatcacctccgtcttgtcatggtttagttgaaggaagttttcactcatccagcagtttactttttctaaacagtcacacaacacctcaatgggaccatggtcatctgggttcagtgatagatatagttgtgtgtcatctgcatagctctgataatcaaccttacagttctgtaaaatttgtcctaaaggaagcatgtaaaggttaaacagaaggggtccaagaacagatccctgaggaaccccacaggacattggtaatctgtcagattcaaagtttccaatgcttacaaaatagcttcgctcctccaagtatgacttaaaccattgcattacttttccatttagtccaacccatgtttgcaatctgtgcaacaaaattgtatgatctacagtgtcaaatgcagcacttagatccaacagaatgagaacagatacttttcctgaatcagtgttcaaccttatgtcattgatcactttgataagagcagtttcagtgctataattgaccccaaccttgccCGGCAGCCTAAGCTGTCTGAACCCATTGTTATCCTgcatcttcttctttcttcttatgAAGAACAAATTCTACTTCCTGTGTGAGAACA is a genomic window containing:
- the zmynd10 gene encoding zinc finger MYND domain-containing protein 10; protein product: METFVLPVEAEGFVDSLETFLLKDVGSKRWFKQHEYIEKLNMQAIWNASNMQNEFVKETLVSCGKIPVLVHEMILVEVWKHKVFPILCQLQDFIPNNTFHLYMVVHHEATIINLLQTIMFHQDACEAAGDSVFDLVDYCHRKLTLLASKATSYSSVTFEQQNLKSSVEEVQKQSSALEFEISLKAVSVLCYITDHTNSITVIHRMLCTHNLPCVLVQLIDSCPWSRNRAGELEKYNDGKWQKIPVEDHLKMTKLDGQVWISLYNLLLKEDCRRKYDFNSFNKNQLLKLRGFLTTVLIDQLPNLSELQRFLAELAVTNPAPPKKELLLEQIPEIWDGIVTKNSGKWKAIAKYQVKETFSLSESDMRKQAQRLAETYNLDVIESLLPEKPKCGFCGNKATKRCSRCQGEWYCHRECQVKHWPKHKIACQLIANASEKLQ